A window from Pseudomonas alloputida encodes these proteins:
- the tsaE gene encoding tRNA (adenosine(37)-N6)-threonylcarbamoyltransferase complex ATPase subunit type 1 TsaE: protein MSGLNLFLADEEATVKFGAALAEVTGGRGVIFLEGDLGAGKTTLSRGLIRGLGHTGAVKSPTFTVVEPYEIGEVRAFHFDLYRLVDPEELEFMGIRDYFEGDPLCLFEWPQKGAGVLPKPDLTITISPQASGRSLNLSPQGARGEAWCVALAEHYKQ, encoded by the coding sequence GTGTCTGGCTTAAATCTGTTTCTGGCCGATGAAGAGGCCACGGTCAAATTCGGTGCAGCACTGGCTGAGGTGACCGGCGGTCGCGGCGTGATTTTCCTCGAGGGCGACCTGGGCGCGGGTAAAACGACCCTGTCGCGTGGCCTGATCCGCGGTCTGGGCCATACTGGTGCTGTGAAAAGCCCGACGTTCACCGTGGTCGAACCCTATGAAATCGGCGAGGTCCGAGCCTTTCACTTCGACCTGTATCGCCTGGTCGACCCGGAGGAGCTTGAGTTCATGGGCATTCGTGACTATTTCGAGGGCGACCCGCTGTGCCTGTTCGAATGGCCACAAAAGGGTGCGGGCGTTTTGCCAAAGCCTGACCTGACCATTACCATAAGCCCCCAAGCGAGTGGACGCTCGCTGAACCTTTCGCCGCAGGGGGCTCGCGGCGAGGCCTGGTGCGTGGCACTGGCCGAACACTATAAACAGTAA
- a CDS encoding NAD(P)H-hydrate dehydratase has product MPQTKHPSNAPQLLSSVTVARLPARQAHAHKGDFGHVLVVGGDLGTGGAVLLSAEAALRCGAGLVSVATRPEHVSASLARLPEVMCLGVRSANQLMGVLERASVLVVGPGLGQAAWGCSLLSAVANAERPQVWDADALNLLARTPLALPSGSILTPHPGEAARLLGIATEAVQADRPGAARKLARRYNSVCVLKGAGTLVAAPSGQLALCERGHPAMAGAGLGDVLTGVLAALLAQGLDAWGAACLGVWLHACAGERLGKKGRGLAASDLAPVIRELLEEHSACLA; this is encoded by the coding sequence ATGCCGCAGACCAAACACCCCAGTAATGCCCCACAATTGCTCAGCAGCGTGACGGTTGCCCGCCTGCCGGCACGGCAGGCGCATGCCCACAAAGGCGACTTTGGCCATGTACTGGTGGTCGGGGGCGACCTGGGTACCGGAGGCGCTGTGTTGCTCAGTGCCGAAGCCGCCCTGCGTTGCGGCGCCGGGCTGGTCAGCGTGGCAACCCGGCCCGAGCACGTGTCGGCCAGCCTGGCGCGCCTGCCCGAGGTCATGTGCCTGGGTGTCCGTTCGGCCAACCAACTGATGGGTGTGCTGGAGCGCGCCTCGGTCCTGGTGGTCGGGCCCGGCCTGGGGCAGGCGGCGTGGGGCTGTAGCCTGTTGTCGGCGGTGGCCAACGCCGAGCGGCCGCAAGTGTGGGATGCCGATGCCTTGAATTTGCTGGCGCGAACCCCGCTGGCCCTGCCCAGTGGCAGCATCCTTACTCCGCACCCGGGGGAGGCGGCGCGGCTGCTGGGCATTGCCACTGAGGCCGTACAGGCTGACCGCCCTGGTGCTGCGCGCAAGCTGGCGCGCCGTTATAACAGCGTCTGTGTACTCAAAGGTGCCGGCACCCTGGTGGCAGCCCCGAGCGGGCAGCTGGCGTTGTGCGAGCGCGGGCACCCAGCGATGGCCGGCGCCGGCCTGGGCGATGTGCTGACTGGCGTGCTGGCAGCCCTGTTGGCCCAAGGCCTGGATGCCTGGGGCGCAGCCTGTCTGGGGGTGTGGCTGCACGCCTGTGCCGGCGAGCGCCTTGGGAAAAAAGGTAGAGGCCTGGCGGCCAGTGATCTGGCGCCGGTCATTCGTGAGTTGTTGGAGGAGCATTCTGCGTGTCTGGCTTAA
- the queG gene encoding tRNA epoxyqueuosine(34) reductase QueG → MSASTPDLAQLAQSIKIWGQELGFAHVGIAGVDLGEHERHLQRWLDAGYQGEMEYLGAHGSKRSHPDQLIPGTVRVVSLRMDYLPGDTQMAQRLAQPEKAYVSRYALGRDYHKLVRKRVQFLADRIQEAIGPFGYRAFVDSAPVLEKALAEQAGLGWIGKNTLLLNRKAGSYFFLAELFVDLPLPVDEATTSEHCGRCQACLDICPTQAFVGPYVLDARRCISYLTIELRGAIPVELRAKMGNRVFGCDDCQIVCPWNRFARHSQEQDFQPRHGLENTDLAAMFLWDERTFLRKTEGGPLRRAGYERFLRNLAVGLGNAPSTIPVIEALKARRDDESELVREHVEWALARHGAQ, encoded by the coding sequence ATGTCCGCCTCTACACCTGACCTCGCCCAACTGGCCCAATCGATCAAGATTTGGGGCCAGGAACTCGGTTTTGCCCATGTTGGCATCGCCGGGGTCGACCTTGGCGAACACGAACGCCACCTGCAGCGTTGGCTCGACGCCGGTTATCAGGGTGAAATGGAATACCTGGGCGCCCACGGCAGCAAAAGGTCACATCCCGACCAACTGATCCCCGGCACGGTACGCGTGGTCTCGCTACGTATGGACTACCTGCCCGGCGACACGCAGATGGCGCAGCGCCTTGCCCAGCCCGAGAAGGCCTACGTGTCACGCTACGCGCTTGGCCGGGATTACCACAAGCTGGTGCGCAAGCGCGTGCAGTTCCTCGCCGACCGCATCCAGGAAGCCATCGGCCCGTTCGGCTACCGCGCCTTCGTGGACAGCGCCCCGGTACTGGAAAAAGCCCTGGCCGAACAGGCCGGGCTGGGTTGGATCGGCAAGAACACGCTGCTGCTCAACCGCAAAGCGGGCAGCTACTTCTTCCTTGCCGAACTGTTCGTCGACCTGCCGTTGCCGGTGGACGAAGCCACCACCAGCGAGCACTGCGGGCGTTGCCAGGCCTGCCTGGACATCTGCCCGACACAAGCGTTTGTCGGGCCCTATGTGCTGGATGCGCGACGCTGCATCTCGTACCTGACCATCGAGCTGAGGGGCGCGATCCCTGTCGAGTTACGCGCAAAGATGGGCAACCGCGTGTTCGGTTGCGACGACTGCCAGATCGTCTGCCCCTGGAACCGCTTTGCCAGGCACAGTCAGGAGCAGGATTTCCAGCCACGGCATGGGCTGGAAAATACCGACCTGGCGGCGATGTTCCTGTGGGATGAACGCACCTTCCTGCGCAAGACCGAGGGCGGGCCTTTGCGGCGGGCGGGGTACGAGCGGTTCTTGCGCAACCTGGCGGTGGGGTTGGGCAATGCGCCCTCCACGATTCCGGTGATCGAGGCGCTGAAGGCCAGGCGTGACGATGAATCGGAATTGGTGCGCGAGCATGTGGAGTGGGCGCTGGCCCGTCACGGAGCTCAATAG
- a CDS encoding trimeric intracellular cation channel family protein has protein sequence MLLMLYLIAITAEAMTGALSAGRRGMDWFGVVLIACVTALGGGSVRDVLLGHYPLTWVKHPEYLVLTSFAALLTIFIAPMMRRLRSLFLVLDALGLVAFTLIGCMTALEMGQGMLVASISGVITGVFGGILRDIFCNDIPLVFRRELYASVSFAAAWFYLGCVYFKVPAEQAMLLTLFGGFLVRLLAIRFHWEMPKFHYNDQQ, from the coding sequence ATGTTGTTGATGCTCTACCTTATCGCCATTACCGCCGAAGCCATGACTGGCGCGCTGTCTGCCGGGCGTCGCGGCATGGACTGGTTTGGCGTGGTGCTGATCGCCTGCGTCACTGCGCTTGGGGGTGGCTCGGTGCGTGATGTGCTGCTCGGGCACTACCCGCTGACCTGGGTGAAGCACCCTGAGTACCTGGTGCTGACCAGTTTTGCGGCGCTGCTGACCATTTTCATTGCGCCAATGATGCGCCGCCTTCGCTCGCTGTTCCTGGTGCTTGATGCCCTGGGGCTGGTGGCGTTTACCCTGATAGGTTGCATGACGGCGCTGGAGATGGGGCAGGGCATGCTGGTGGCGTCGATCAGCGGGGTGATCACTGGGGTGTTTGGCGGGATCCTGCGGGATATCTTCTGCAACGACATCCCGCTGGTGTTCCGCCGTGAGCTGTATGCCAGCGTGTCATTTGCGGCAGCCTGGTTTTATCTGGGTTGCGTGTATTTCAAGGTGCCGGCAGAACAGGCGATGTTGCTCACACTGTTTGGCGGCTTCCTGGTGCGCCTGTTGGCAATCCGCTTCCACTGGGAAATGCCCAAGTTCCACTACAACGACCAGCAGTGA
- the orn gene encoding oligoribonuclease, whose product MQNPQNLIWIDLEMTGLDPDSDVIIEMATIVTDSELNTLAEGPVIAIHHSDEVLARMDEWNTRTHGASGLTQRVRESKVSMAEAEAQTIAFLEQWVPKGKSPICGNSICQDRRFLYRHMRNLENYFHYRNLDVSTLKELAARWAPDVRDSFKKGNTHLALDDIRESIAELRHYREHFIKL is encoded by the coding sequence ATGCAAAACCCACAGAACCTGATCTGGATCGACCTGGAAATGACCGGCCTGGATCCGGACAGCGACGTCATCATCGAAATGGCCACCATCGTCACCGACAGCGAGCTCAATACCTTGGCCGAAGGGCCGGTGATCGCCATCCACCACAGTGACGAAGTGCTGGCGCGCATGGACGAGTGGAACACCCGCACCCATGGTGCTTCGGGGCTGACCCAGCGCGTACGCGAGAGCAAGGTCAGCATGGCCGAAGCCGAGGCACAGACCATCGCCTTCCTCGAGCAGTGGGTGCCTAAAGGCAAGTCGCCGATCTGCGGCAACAGCATCTGCCAGGATCGTCGTTTCCTCTACCGCCACATGCGCAACCTGGAAAACTACTTCCACTACCGCAACCTGGATGTCTCCACCCTCAAGGAACTGGCCGCGCGCTGGGCGCCGGACGTGCGTGACAGCTTCAAGAAGGGCAATACCCACCTGGCGCTGGACGATATCCGCGAATCGATCGCCGAACTGCGTCACTATCGCGAGCACTTCATCAAGCTGTGA
- the rsgA gene encoding small ribosomal subunit biogenesis GTPase RsgA, whose protein sequence is MAKRQLNRRQNWRIEKIQGERAARAAKREQHALQELEGGDLGPEQLGLVIAHFGVQVEVEAQDGETAGQVFRCHLRANLPALVTGDRVVWRAGNQGIGVIVAQMPRSTELCRPNNHGQLKPVAANVDLIVIVFAPAPEPHPNLIDRYLVAAEHAGLRPLLLLNKADLINDENGPGLHALLEVYRELGYPLLEVSAHHGDGMQRLQQQLDGHISVFVGQSGVGKSSLVNSLLPDAGTRVGDLSEWSGQGTHTTTTARLYHFPNGGDLIDSPGIREFGLGHVSRDDVEDGFIEFRDLFGTCRFRDCKHDREPGCALLKALEEGRIKPQRMNSYRSIIASLAEDSY, encoded by the coding sequence ATGGCCAAACGCCAGCTCAATCGCCGCCAAAACTGGCGGATCGAAAAAATCCAGGGCGAGCGCGCCGCTCGCGCGGCCAAACGCGAGCAGCATGCACTGCAGGAACTGGAAGGTGGCGACCTGGGGCCGGAGCAACTGGGCCTGGTGATCGCGCACTTCGGCGTGCAGGTAGAAGTTGAAGCGCAGGATGGCGAAACCGCAGGCCAGGTGTTCCGCTGCCATTTGCGCGCAAACCTGCCAGCACTGGTCACCGGCGACCGTGTCGTGTGGCGTGCGGGTAACCAGGGCATCGGCGTAATCGTGGCGCAGATGCCGCGCAGCACCGAGCTGTGCCGGCCGAACAACCATGGTCAACTCAAGCCGGTGGCAGCCAACGTCGACCTGATCGTGATCGTGTTCGCCCCGGCGCCAGAGCCGCACCCGAACCTGATCGACCGCTATCTGGTAGCGGCCGAGCACGCCGGCCTGCGCCCGCTGCTGCTGCTGAACAAGGCCGACCTGATCAACGACGAGAATGGCCCCGGCCTGCATGCGCTGCTGGAGGTCTACCGCGAACTGGGCTACCCGCTGCTGGAAGTTTCGGCACACCACGGCGACGGCATGCAGCGCCTGCAGCAACAACTCGACGGCCATATCAGCGTGTTCGTCGGCCAGTCGGGAGTGGGCAAGTCGTCGCTGGTCAACAGCCTGCTGCCAGACGCTGGCACCCGCGTCGGCGACTTGTCGGAATGGTCAGGCCAGGGTACCCACACCACCACCACGGCGCGGCTTTACCACTTCCCCAATGGCGGGGACCTGATCGACTCGCCGGGTATTCGCGAGTTCGGCCTTGGCCATGTCAGCCGCGACGACGTGGAGGATGGCTTCATCGAGTTCCGCGACCTGTTCGGCACCTGCCGCTTCCGCGACTGCAAGCATGACCGCGAACCGGGCTGCGCGCTGCTCAAGGCACTGGAAGAGGGGCGCATCAAGCCGCAGCGCATGAACAGCTACCGCTCGATCATCGCCAGCCTGGCAGAAGACAGCTACTGA
- the motB gene encoding flagellar motor protein MotB, with the protein MENNQPIIVKRVKRFGGGHHGGAWKIAFADFATAMMAFFLVLWLLSTATPEQKIAIAGYFQDPIGFSESGTPYVIDLGGSPEMAPDKTINPEVKTEPTQQSPTQLSKDQVETMAEQVERERLELLLQELQNKVEENPQLQKFKDQILFEITQDGLRIQIMDAENRPMFDIGSARLQPYFEDILLAMADTIKAVPNKVSISGHTDAKPYAGTGEYGNWELSANRANAARRALVAGGYPDGQVARVVGYASSSLFDRKDPFNPVNRRIDIIVLTKKAQRNIEGEQGAPETPPAAPTAPAAPASGAAPGASAPADPGATEQAPMQPRELRQKLNIFEDGTLKMDEAKEQ; encoded by the coding sequence ATGGAGAACAATCAGCCCATCATCGTCAAGCGCGTCAAGCGCTTTGGCGGCGGCCACCATGGTGGCGCCTGGAAAATCGCCTTTGCCGACTTCGCCACGGCGATGATGGCGTTCTTCCTGGTGCTGTGGCTGTTGTCCACGGCCACGCCTGAGCAGAAGATCGCCATTGCCGGCTACTTCCAGGACCCTATTGGTTTCTCCGAGAGTGGCACGCCTTATGTCATCGACCTGGGGGGTTCCCCGGAGATGGCGCCGGACAAAACCATCAATCCGGAAGTGAAGACCGAGCCGACGCAGCAGTCCCCCACTCAGCTGAGCAAGGACCAGGTCGAGACCATGGCCGAGCAGGTCGAGCGCGAGCGTCTGGAGCTGTTGCTGCAGGAACTGCAGAACAAGGTGGAAGAGAACCCGCAGCTGCAGAAGTTCAAGGACCAGATCCTGTTCGAGATCACTCAGGACGGCCTGCGTATCCAGATCATGGATGCCGAGAACCGACCGATGTTCGACATCGGTAGCGCGCGCCTGCAGCCCTACTTCGAAGATATCCTGCTGGCCATGGCTGACACCATCAAGGCGGTGCCGAACAAGGTCAGCATCAGCGGCCATACCGATGCCAAGCCGTATGCCGGCACTGGCGAATACGGTAACTGGGAGCTGTCGGCCAACCGCGCCAACGCCGCGCGGCGTGCCCTGGTGGCGGGGGGTTATCCGGACGGCCAGGTGGCACGGGTGGTGGGGTACGCCTCGTCGTCACTGTTCGACCGCAAGGACCCGTTCAACCCGGTCAACCGCCGTATCGACATCATCGTGCTGACCAAGAAAGCCCAGCGCAATATCGAAGGTGAGCAGGGTGCGCCGGAAACACCGCCAGCTGCGCCAACGGCACCTGCAGCGCCAGCCAGTGGTGCTGCGCCAGGGGCTTCGGCACCGGCTGACCCAGGGGCAACTGAACAGGCACCGATGCAACCGCGCGAGCTGCGCCAGAAGCTGAACATCTTTGAAGATGGCACGCTGAAGATGGATGAAGCCAAGGAACAGTAA
- the motA gene encoding flagellar motor stator protein MotA — MAKIIGIIVVFASVLGGYVLSHGKIAALIQPFEVLIIGGAAFGAFLQANPGHMTMHVIKKSMKMFGSRFSHAFYLEVLGLVYEILNKSRREGMMAIEADIEDAAASPIFAKYPTVLADERMTAFVCDYLRIMSTGNMAPHELEGLFDMELLSMKEELEHPSHAVTGIADGMPGFGIVAAVLGIVVTMASLGDGDQAAIGMHVGAALVGTFFGILAAYGFFGPLAKCLEHDAKEELNLYESIKASLVASASGMPPSLAVEFGRKVLYPKHRPSFAELEQAVRGR; from the coding sequence ATGGCTAAAATTATCGGCATCATCGTCGTATTCGCGAGCGTGCTCGGCGGCTACGTGCTCTCCCACGGCAAGATCGCAGCGCTGATCCAGCCGTTCGAAGTACTGATCATCGGCGGTGCGGCCTTTGGTGCATTCCTGCAGGCCAACCCTGGCCACATGACCATGCACGTCATCAAGAAGTCGATGAAGATGTTCGGCTCACGCTTCAGCCATGCCTTCTACCTGGAGGTGCTGGGCCTCGTTTACGAAATCCTCAACAAGAGCCGTCGCGAAGGCATGATGGCCATCGAGGCCGACATCGAGGACGCCGCTGCCAGCCCGATCTTCGCCAAGTACCCGACGGTACTGGCCGATGAGCGCATGACCGCGTTCGTCTGCGATTACCTGCGCATCATGTCCACCGGCAACATGGCCCCGCACGAGCTCGAGGGCCTGTTCGACATGGAACTGCTGAGCATGAAGGAAGAGCTGGAGCACCCGTCCCACGCGGTGACCGGCATCGCCGACGGTATGCCGGGGTTCGGTATCGTTGCGGCGGTACTGGGTATCGTGGTGACCATGGCCTCGCTGGGCGATGGCGATCAGGCGGCCATCGGCATGCACGTAGGTGCGGCGCTGGTGGGTACCTTCTTCGGTATTCTGGCGGCTTACGGGTTCTTCGGCCCTTTGGCCAAGTGCCTGGAGCACGATGCCAAGGAAGAACTGAACCTCTACGAATCGATCAAGGCTTCGCTGGTGGCCTCGGCGTCGGGCATGCCACCTTCGCTGGCGGTCGAGTTCGGGCGCAAGGTGCTGTACCCCAAGCACCGCCCAAGCTTCGCCGAACTGGAACAAGCGGTTCGCGGTCGCTGA
- a CDS encoding HDOD domain-containing protein: protein MPIETKVPTQAPRTLEAWVKLLESVRIPVPKHSYDRVMAAIHDSRRSLRDIAELMQDSPALVLSVMREANHPTNASLAEPAESLEVALNRLGLERSEQLLKRLPALPVEEIPPVLCQFQMISQHAAQQASGLFASRLARLWQEIHWGSLLFLSPLWPLALAYPKLLDTWELRVIHKGEDAAHVEEELFGVRIMALCQTMAEYWRLPQWVTQGYRLLLEEREQLAQVLNIARDEDLLSQQHRMDAEPGLRRWFNQPANTVLLANNLALAAQVGWDNPHLLRWQLLTALYLQTSLEDVQQQVHQQAAASARRHARHALFHPAEALIWPWHQRRPHPDMLAPPPPSSDDLARWRTLCQHLLAQPSPFTNAVHLATQAQEALLACGMQRIMLLSLDKASDYLRVQQIAGLPKEAGALALQVSQNKLLQKLLSQAGQLRITPENHSQFSALLPAPLRTLFRSEHVLLRSLAANDQVLMLLVADQGCRPLADISVQAFGKTAQCIERALSVFTNRKG from the coding sequence ATGCCAATTGAAACCAAGGTGCCCACTCAGGCCCCGCGTACGCTAGAGGCCTGGGTAAAGCTGCTCGAGAGTGTTCGCATCCCCGTGCCGAAGCACAGCTACGACCGGGTCATGGCTGCCATCCACGATAGCCGCCGCTCGCTGCGCGATATCGCCGAACTGATGCAGGATAGCCCGGCACTGGTGCTGTCAGTGATGCGCGAAGCCAATCACCCCACCAATGCCAGCCTCGCCGAACCCGCCGAAAGCCTGGAGGTTGCTCTCAACCGCCTGGGCCTGGAGCGCAGCGAGCAGCTTCTCAAACGCCTGCCGGCGCTGCCCGTGGAGGAAATTCCGCCGGTACTGTGCCAGTTCCAGATGATCAGCCAGCATGCGGCACAGCAAGCCAGCGGACTGTTCGCCAGCCGCCTGGCACGGCTGTGGCAAGAGATTCACTGGGGCAGCCTGCTGTTCCTGTCGCCACTCTGGCCACTGGCACTGGCCTACCCCAAGCTGCTCGACACCTGGGAGCTGCGGGTTATCCACAAAGGTGAAGACGCCGCCCACGTCGAGGAAGAACTGTTTGGCGTGCGCATCATGGCGCTGTGCCAGACCATGGCCGAGTATTGGCGCCTGCCCCAGTGGGTCACCCAGGGTTATCGCCTGCTGCTGGAAGAGCGCGAGCAACTGGCCCAGGTGCTGAATATCGCCCGCGACGAAGACCTGCTCAGCCAGCAACACCGCATGGACGCCGAGCCCGGCCTGCGGCGCTGGTTCAACCAGCCGGCCAATACCGTACTGCTGGCCAACAACCTGGCCCTGGCGGCACAGGTCGGCTGGGACAACCCGCACCTGCTGCGCTGGCAACTACTGACCGCGCTGTACCTGCAAACCTCGCTGGAAGACGTGCAGCAGCAGGTGCACCAGCAGGCGGCCGCCAGCGCCCGCCGCCACGCCCGGCACGCCCTGTTCCACCCGGCCGAGGCCTTGATCTGGCCGTGGCACCAACGCCGCCCTCACCCGGACATGCTGGCCCCGCCACCGCCCAGCAGCGACGACCTGGCACGCTGGCGCACATTGTGCCAGCACCTGCTGGCCCAACCCAGCCCGTTCACCAACGCCGTGCACCTGGCCACCCAGGCCCAAGAAGCCCTGCTGGCCTGCGGCATGCAACGCATCATGCTGCTCAGCCTGGACAAGGCCAGCGACTACCTGCGCGTGCAGCAAATTGCCGGCCTGCCCAAAGAGGCCGGTGCCCTGGCCCTGCAGGTATCGCAGAACAAGCTGCTGCAAAAGCTGCTGAGTCAGGCCGGGCAGCTGCGCATCACACCGGAAAACCACAGCCAGTTCTCGGCGCTGTTGCCCGCCCCGCTGCGCACCTTGTTCCGCAGCGAACATGTACTACTTCGCTCGCTGGCAGCCAACGACCAGGTGCTGATGCTGCTGGTGGCCGACCAGGGCTGCCGGCCTTTGGCCGATATCAGCGTGCAAGCCTTCGGCAAGACCGCGCAATGCATCGAGCGGGCCTTGTCGGTGTTTACCAACCGCAAGGGTTGA
- a CDS encoding rhodanese-like domain-containing protein, with product MTDFSGLPLVIEAADLLPRLDSPQLILVDLSSANRYVSGHIPGARFVEGKRTQLGQPPAPGLLPALGELEKLFSELGHRADAVYVVYDDEGGGWAGRFIWLLDVIGHKHYHYLNGGIQAWPADKLSTEVPAIGNAPVHLHIDSAPTATREYLQSRLGADDLVIWDARGPQEFSGEKVLAAKGGHIPGAINFEWTAGMDLNDHLRIRQDIKQVLEQLGITPDKEVITHCQTHRRSGFTYLVAKALGYPRVKAYAGSWSEWGNHPDTPVEV from the coding sequence ATGACCGACTTTTCCGGCCTGCCCCTGGTGATCGAAGCTGCAGACCTGCTGCCACGCCTGGATTCGCCGCAACTGATCCTGGTCGACCTGAGCAGCGCCAACCGCTATGTCAGCGGGCATATCCCCGGCGCGCGCTTTGTCGAAGGCAAGCGCACCCAGCTCGGCCAGCCCCCGGCGCCCGGCCTGCTGCCAGCCCTGGGCGAGCTCGAAAAACTGTTCAGCGAACTCGGCCACCGCGCCGATGCCGTGTATGTGGTGTACGACGATGAAGGCGGCGGCTGGGCCGGGCGCTTCATCTGGCTGCTCGATGTCATCGGCCACAAGCACTACCACTACCTCAATGGCGGTATCCAGGCCTGGCCGGCAGACAAACTGTCCACCGAAGTGCCTGCCATTGGCAACGCCCCGGTGCACCTGCACATAGACAGCGCACCCACTGCCACCCGCGAGTACCTGCAAAGCCGCCTGGGCGCCGATGACCTGGTCATCTGGGACGCACGCGGCCCGCAGGAATTCAGCGGCGAAAAAGTGCTGGCAGCCAAAGGCGGCCACATCCCCGGCGCGATCAACTTCGAGTGGACCGCCGGCATGGATCTCAACGACCACCTGCGCATTCGCCAGGACATCAAACAAGTCCTCGAGCAACTGGGCATCACCCCTGACAAGGAGGTGATCACCCACTGCCAGACCCACCGCCGCTCCGGTTTCACTTACCTGGTGGCCAAGGCCCTCGGCTACCCACGCGTCAAGGCCTACGCCGGCTCGTGGAGTGAATGGGGCAACCACCCGGACACGCCTGTAGAAGTCTAA
- the asd gene encoding archaetidylserine decarboxylase (Phosphatidylserine decarboxylase is synthesized as a single chain precursor. Generation of the pyruvoyl active site from a Ser is coupled to cleavage of a Gly-Ser bond between the larger (beta) and smaller (alpha chains). It is an integral membrane protein.) — protein sequence MKSRLFIISQYLLPHHLLSRLAGCIAECRVRWFKNAFTAWFAKRYQVNMSEALVEDLSAYEHFNAFFTRALKPGARPLDETPGAILCPADGAVSQLGPIEHGRIFQAKGHGFSAQELLGGDPAMAAPFMGGEFATIYLSPKDYHRVHMPLAGTLREMVYVPGRLFSVNQTTAENVPELFARNERVVCLFDTERGPMAVVLVGAMIVASIETVWAGLVTPPKRELKTFRYDEASRTPIHLEKGAELGRFKLGSTAIVLFGPEQVKWAESLGAGSAVRMGQQLAAPAQA from the coding sequence ATGAAATCCCGTCTGTTCATCATCAGCCAGTACCTGCTGCCGCACCACCTGCTGTCGCGGCTGGCCGGCTGCATCGCCGAGTGCCGCGTGCGCTGGTTCAAGAACGCCTTCACCGCATGGTTCGCCAAGCGCTACCAGGTCAACATGAGCGAGGCTCTGGTCGAAGACCTGAGTGCTTACGAGCACTTCAATGCGTTCTTCACCCGCGCCCTGAAACCTGGTGCCCGTCCGCTGGACGAAACCCCGGGCGCCATCCTGTGCCCGGCCGACGGTGCGGTCAGCCAGCTCGGTCCGATCGAGCACGGCCGTATCTTCCAGGCCAAAGGCCACGGTTTCAGCGCGCAAGAGCTGCTGGGCGGTGATCCGGCCATGGCCGCGCCGTTCATGGGCGGCGAGTTTGCCACCATCTACCTGTCGCCCAAGGACTACCACCGCGTGCACATGCCGCTGGCCGGCACCCTGCGCGAAATGGTCTATGTGCCGGGCCGCCTGTTCTCGGTCAACCAGACCACCGCAGAGAATGTTCCCGAGCTGTTCGCTCGCAACGAGCGCGTGGTCTGCCTGTTCGATACAGAGCGTGGGCCAATGGCTGTGGTACTGGTCGGCGCGATGATCGTCGCCTCGATCGAAACGGTATGGGCCGGGCTGGTCACGCCGCCCAAACGTGAGCTGAAGACCTTCCGTTACGACGAAGCCAGCCGCACGCCGATCCACCTGGAGAAAGGTGCCGAACTAGGCCGCTTCAAGCTGGGTTCGACCGCCATCGTGCTGTTCGGGCCAGAGCAGGTGAAATGGGCTGAGAGCCTGGGTGCAGGCTCTGCAGTTCGCATGGGGCAGCAGCTGGCGGCGCCTGCGCAGGCTTGA